The proteins below are encoded in one region of Actinomycetota bacterium:
- a CDS encoding DUF485 domain-containing protein, which translates to MAHQKYLDSPDFQKMVSTRNSIVAILTVLTLITYFGFIFLMAYGKETLGAKISENITIGLPIGVAVIVISWILTFTYANWANRKYDQMVEDIKGKIGG; encoded by the coding sequence ATGGCTCATCAGAAGTATCTCGATAGCCCGGATTTTCAAAAAATGGTGTCGACGAGAAACAGCATCGTCGCGATACTGACCGTACTGACATTAATCACCTATTTCGGTTTCATCTTCCTTATGGCATACGGTAAAGAGACGTTGGGCGCAAAAATCTCGGAGAACATTACCATCGGGCTGCCGATCGGCGTCGCGGTAATCGTGATTTCCTGGATACTGACGTTCACATACGCGAATTGGGCTAACAGAAAGTACGACCAAATGGTCGAAGATATCAAAGGAAAGATCGGAGGCTAA
- a CDS encoding sodium/solute symporter (Members of the Solute:Sodium Symporter (SSS), TC 2.A.21 as described in tcdb.org, catalyze solute:Na+ symport. Known solutes for members of the family include sugars, amino acids, nucleosides, inositols, vitamins, urea or anions, depending on the system.) — protein sequence MNTQFGEPNPIAIFFFLLFVAGTLGITYWAAKRTKTTKDFYSAGRSITAGQNGMAIAGDYMSAASFLGIAGMVSLSGFDGLIYAIGFLVGWPIVMFLIAEPLRNLGKYTFSDVVAYRLRSGPVKTAAAVSAVTVVVMYLIPQMVGAGTLIKLLLGLQYEVAVVLVGTLMMAYVLFGGMISTTWVQIIKAGLLLSGSTILCFLTLMKFGFSLDAFFGAAVQKVNTLTNTTDGFKMLQPGKLLENPIGTVSLGLALMFGTAGLPHILMRFYTVPDVKAARNSVNYGTAWIGYFYILTFIMGFGAAALVGQDVITGVDAKGNMAAPLLAQAIGGPIFLGFIAAVAFATILAVVAGLTLAGAAAFSHDLYAGVFKKGRSTEEEEMKVAKIATIGFGIVAVVLGMAFKGQNVAFMVGLAFAIAASANFPAILMSVFWKKFSTSGAVVAIWSGLLSSVILIVIGPTVWVDILGNAAPIFPLGNPAIVSMPLAFISGIVVSLLAPEAEAQEKYEEKKVRLYMGVGSEQ from the coding sequence ATGAATACACAATTCGGGGAACCGAATCCCATAGCAATATTCTTCTTCCTTCTGTTCGTAGCGGGAACCCTGGGCATTACCTACTGGGCGGCTAAGCGAACGAAGACGACAAAAGATTTTTATTCCGCGGGTCGAAGCATTACCGCGGGCCAGAACGGAATGGCTATCGCCGGAGACTATATGAGCGCGGCCTCGTTTCTGGGTATCGCCGGTATGGTCTCGCTTAGCGGTTTTGACGGTCTCATCTATGCAATCGGCTTTTTGGTAGGTTGGCCGATAGTCATGTTCTTGATTGCCGAGCCGCTGCGGAATCTCGGAAAGTATACATTCTCGGATGTTGTCGCTTACAGGCTTCGTTCGGGTCCGGTCAAGACAGCGGCCGCGGTTTCGGCTGTGACCGTCGTCGTCATGTACTTGATTCCGCAGATGGTAGGAGCGGGCACGCTTATCAAGCTGCTCTTGGGTCTCCAGTATGAGGTGGCGGTCGTTCTCGTCGGAACCCTTATGATGGCTTATGTTCTTTTCGGGGGTATGATTTCGACGACTTGGGTTCAGATCATCAAGGCCGGACTGCTTCTTTCCGGCTCGACGATTTTGTGTTTTCTAACACTGATGAAGTTCGGTTTTAGTCTCGACGCGTTCTTCGGCGCCGCCGTCCAAAAAGTCAACACGTTGACCAATACGACCGACGGCTTTAAAATGCTTCAACCGGGCAAGCTGCTGGAGAACCCGATTGGAACAGTATCGCTCGGACTGGCGCTCATGTTCGGTACCGCCGGTCTGCCGCATATTCTGATGAGGTTTTATACGGTGCCCGATGTTAAGGCCGCGAGGAACTCCGTCAATTACGGTACCGCATGGATCGGCTACTTCTATATCTTGACATTTATCATGGGCTTCGGCGCCGCCGCGCTCGTCGGCCAGGATGTTATAACAGGCGTCGACGCGAAGGGTAATATGGCGGCGCCGCTTCTCGCGCAGGCCATCGGTGGCCCGATATTTCTCGGGTTTATCGCCGCCGTCGCTTTTGCGACGATCCTCGCGGTCGTCGCCGGACTGACACTTGCGGGCGCAGCCGCTTTCAGCCACGACTTATATGCCGGCGTCTTCAAGAAAGGCAGATCCACTGAAGAAGAAGAGATGAAGGTAGCTAAAATAGCTACGATCGGTTTTGGTATCGTCGCTGTAGTTCTCGGGATGGCCTTCAAGGGTCAAAACGTCGCGTTTATGGTCGGTCTTGCGTTTGCTATCGCGGCGAGCGCGAACTTCCCGGCGATTCTCATGTCGGTCTTTTGGAAAAAGTTCTCGACGAGCGGCGCGGTCGTCGCCATTTGGTCGGGCCTTCTATCGTCGGTCATCCTTATCGTTATCGGGCCTACGGTCTGGGTGGATATTCTGGGTAACGCCGCGCCTATCTTTCCGTTGGGCAACCCGGCTATCGTTTCGATGCCGCTGGCGTTTATCTCGGGCATTGTCGTATCGCTGCTCGCACCCGAGGCGGAAGCACAAGAGAAATATGAGGAGAAGAAGGTCCGCCTTTACATGGGCGTCGGCTCTGAGCAGTAG
- the acs gene encoding acetate--CoA ligase — protein MTEKLNVAEETVMKFPPPAEFSANAHIKSMEEYEAMYKRSIEDPDGFWAEMAEKNLTWYKKWDKVLDYDFHKPYIKWFEGGKLNASFNCLDRHLNTARKNKAAIIWEGDGGESKTYTYQQLHREVNRFANVLKKNGVSKGDRVSLYLPMIPELAIAMLACARLGAIHSIVFGGFSSNALRDRIQDCASSLLITCDNGMRGSRIVPLKTNSDAALEECPTVKTCIVVNRAGECEMKEGRDVWWHEEMAAADIASFCEPVEVDAEDPLFILYTSGSTGKPKGVLHTTGGYLLFANMTFTNVFDYKEEDTHFCTADIGWVTGHSYIVYGPLSAGATSIMFEGVPSYPDAGRFWDICDKYQVNIFYTAPTAIRALMKEGDSWVAKHDLSSLRVLGTVGEPINPAAFMWYYEKVGHSRCPLVDTYWQTETGGHIITPLPGAMTLKPGSATRPFFGVVPKVIKEDGSPADVNESGYLVIEKPWPGILRGTYGDPENARIKEVYFSRFPGVYFTGDGARVDEDGDFWVTGRIDDVINVSGHRMGTAEVESALVSHPTVAEAAVVGFPHDIKGEGIYVYVTLKDGNKPSPELQKELVQHVRKVIGPIASPDKLQFTPGLPKTRSGKIMRRILRKIAHNQIDELGDVSTLADPSVVDSLIKDRL, from the coding sequence ATGACGGAAAAGCTAAATGTGGCCGAGGAAACGGTAATGAAGTTTCCTCCGCCTGCGGAGTTTAGCGCGAATGCTCACATTAAGAGCATGGAAGAGTACGAAGCGATGTACAAGAGGTCTATCGAAGACCCGGACGGTTTTTGGGCCGAGATGGCCGAGAAGAACCTTACCTGGTACAAGAAGTGGGACAAGGTACTGGACTACGATTTTCACAAGCCGTACATCAAATGGTTCGAGGGCGGCAAGCTCAACGCCTCGTTCAACTGCCTTGACAGACATCTCAACACTGCGAGAAAGAACAAAGCGGCTATCATCTGGGAGGGCGACGGCGGGGAGTCGAAGACCTATACTTACCAGCAACTTCATCGTGAAGTAAACAGATTCGCCAATGTTCTTAAGAAAAACGGCGTCTCCAAAGGGGATAGGGTGTCACTCTATCTGCCGATGATTCCCGAACTCGCGATTGCGATGCTCGCATGCGCGAGACTCGGCGCAATCCACAGCATAGTCTTCGGCGGCTTCAGCTCGAACGCACTCCGCGACCGGATTCAGGATTGCGCATCGTCACTTCTAATAACATGCGATAACGGTATGCGCGGCAGCAGAATCGTCCCGCTCAAAACCAACAGCGATGCCGCGCTCGAAGAATGCCCGACCGTTAAGACCTGTATCGTGGTCAACAGGGCCGGCGAGTGCGAGATGAAAGAAGGCCGCGACGTATGGTGGCACGAGGAGATGGCCGCAGCCGATATCGCAAGCTTCTGCGAGCCGGTCGAGGTCGACGCCGAAGACCCGCTCTTTATTCTTTACACGTCGGGTTCGACCGGCAAGCCGAAAGGCGTTCTCCACACCACCGGCGGATACCTGCTCTTCGCGAACATGACCTTTACGAATGTCTTTGATTACAAAGAAGAGGATACGCACTTCTGCACGGCGGATATCGGCTGGGTAACCGGTCACAGCTATATCGTATACGGCCCGCTTTCGGCTGGCGCGACCAGCATCATGTTCGAAGGCGTACCGAGCTATCCCGACGCCGGAAGGTTCTGGGATATCTGCGATAAGTACCAGGTCAATATCTTCTACACCGCGCCGACCGCTATCCGGGCGCTTATGAAAGAGGGCGACAGCTGGGTCGCGAAACACGACCTCTCCAGCCTGCGCGTGCTCGGAACGGTCGGCGAGCCTATCAACCCGGCCGCGTTTATGTGGTATTACGAGAAGGTCGGCCACAGCCGTTGCCCGTTGGTCGATACCTACTGGCAGACAGAGACCGGCGGCCACATCATAACGCCTCTACCGGGGGCTATGACATTGAAACCCGGCTCAGCGACGAGGCCGTTCTTCGGTGTTGTGCCGAAAGTCATCAAAGAGGACGGCTCACCGGCGGATGTGAATGAAAGCGGGTATCTCGTCATCGAGAAACCATGGCCCGGCATACTGCGCGGCACCTACGGCGACCCCGAGAATGCCCGCATCAAAGAGGTCTATTTCAGCCGCTTCCCGGGTGTGTACTTCACCGGAGACGGCGCGCGCGTAGACGAGGACGGCGATTTCTGGGTGACCGGGCGCATCGACGACGTTATCAACGTCTCGGGTCACAGGATGGGTACCGCCGAGGTCGAGTCGGCGCTGGTAAGCCACCCGACAGTCGCCGAGGCCGCGGTGGTCGGCTTCCCGCACGACATCAAGGGCGAGGGTATCTACGTCTATGTGACGCTTAAAGACGGCAACAAGCCGTCTCCGGAACTCCAAAAAGAGCTTGTGCAGCATGTGCGCAAGGTCATCGGACCGATTGCCAGTCCCGATAAATTGCAGTTCACGCCGGGTCTGCCGAAGACCCGAAGCGGCAAGATCATGAGAAGGATTTTAAGGAAAATCGCGCACAACCAAATCGATGAGTTGGGCGATGTTTCGACGCTGGCCGATCCGTCGGTTGTCGATAGCCTGATAAAGGACCGTCTCTAA
- a CDS encoding hydrolase has product MVRVFMNNFTLSREDTVIVVVDIQDRLAAAMPKRQKVIDNCLHIIELAKMLDIPVLVTEQYPKGLGPTVAEIREALPVYKPIEKVAFNCCDAPDFSAELKQACRPKVVVVGMETHICVLQTTLGLIQEGYGPHIVSDAVCSRVDHNWRVGLEFLRDAGAAITCTETVLFQLLGAAGTEEFKAISKRIK; this is encoded by the coding sequence ATGGTTAGAGTGTTTATGAATAATTTCACCTTAAGCCGCGAGGACACGGTAATTGTCGTCGTCGACATACAGGATAGGCTGGCGGCCGCCATGCCTAAGCGCCAAAAGGTCATCGACAACTGCCTTCACATAATCGAACTGGCGAAGATGCTCGACATACCCGTCCTTGTGACCGAGCAATATCCGAAAGGGCTCGGCCCTACCGTGGCCGAGATAAGGGAAGCGCTTCCAGTCTATAAACCTATAGAGAAAGTCGCGTTTAATTGTTGTGACGCGCCGGATTTCTCGGCGGAGCTAAAGCAGGCATGCCGTCCTAAAGTCGTCGTGGTCGGAATGGAGACGCATATCTGTGTGCTGCAGACGACACTCGGCCTGATTCAGGAGGGATATGGCCCTCATATCGTCTCCGACGCGGTTTGCTCGCGCGTCGACCACAACTGGCGCGTCGGTTTGGAGTTTTTGCGGGACGCCGGCGCGGCCATTACCTGCACCGAGACGGTCCTCTTTCAATTGCTGGGGGCCGCGGGCACCGAGGAATTCAAAGCGATATCGAAGCGGATAAAGTAG
- a CDS encoding OFA family MFS transporter has product MKESSDIRGWIVTFSGTAINLALGVLYSWSIIAKSMKMPVSDGGWGWTATQTQLPYAVACGVFAIMMVFAGRAQDKFGPRIVASIGGVLTGLGLMVASLASSNNVFFAVLGFGVMAGAGIGLGYASATPPAIKWFPPAKKGLISGLVVAGFGLASVYIAPLTTILIEGNGINQTFLLLGGAFLVISVVFAQFLKNPPAGYVPIEKQSKKKAAATTPPPKKYDYDWHEMIKTRQFYLLWIMFALGSAAGLLTIGSLATIVSSKIAGASTDAAVLAEAAKWSSLIVAILAIANAGGRVIAGFFSDLIGRVRTMRLVFFYQAVCMLVFPELGTVTFLVLGSIFVGFNYGALLALFPSTTGDYFGTKNLGVNYGLIFTAWGFGGVFGPVMAGMIRDATGSFSPAFQISAALCLVAALVSFITKAPKASLIGGAVEKEQVGAERGLLVLDGSSAR; this is encoded by the coding sequence GTGAAGGAATCAAGCGATATCCGCGGGTGGATAGTGACGTTTTCCGGAACCGCCATAAACTTGGCGTTAGGAGTTCTGTATTCTTGGAGCATAATCGCAAAGTCTATGAAGATGCCGGTGAGCGACGGCGGTTGGGGTTGGACCGCGACCCAAACGCAGCTTCCCTACGCGGTCGCATGCGGTGTCTTCGCGATAATGATGGTATTCGCCGGAAGGGCTCAGGACAAGTTCGGACCGCGTATCGTGGCGTCTATCGGCGGCGTGCTTACCGGTTTGGGTTTAATGGTGGCGAGTCTCGCATCGTCCAATAATGTCTTCTTCGCCGTTCTCGGCTTCGGGGTTATGGCGGGTGCCGGAATCGGTTTGGGTTATGCCTCGGCGACGCCGCCCGCGATAAAGTGGTTTCCGCCCGCCAAAAAGGGTCTGATCTCGGGTTTAGTCGTCGCCGGTTTCGGGCTGGCTTCGGTATACATCGCCCCTCTGACGACTATACTCATCGAGGGAAATGGGATCAACCAGACATTCTTACTTTTAGGCGGCGCGTTTCTGGTTATAAGTGTTGTCTTCGCGCAGTTCTTGAAGAATCCGCCGGCCGGCTATGTTCCGATTGAGAAGCAATCGAAGAAGAAAGCGGCCGCAACGACGCCGCCTCCCAAGAAGTATGATTATGACTGGCACGAGATGATCAAGACCCGCCAATTCTATCTGCTGTGGATAATGTTCGCGTTGGGTTCGGCGGCAGGTCTTTTAACGATTGGAAGCCTCGCGACTATAGTCTCATCGAAAATAGCCGGCGCCAGCACCGACGCGGCTGTCTTGGCCGAAGCGGCAAAATGGTCGAGCCTGATAGTCGCCATCCTGGCCATTGCCAATGCCGGCGGGCGAGTCATAGCCGGTTTCTTCTCAGACCTCATCGGCCGCGTCCGCACGATGCGCCTCGTCTTCTTCTATCAAGCTGTCTGCATGCTGGTCTTCCCGGAGCTGGGCACGGTAACGTTTCTCGTTCTCGGCTCGATATTCGTCGGGTTTAACTACGGGGCTCTCTTGGCGCTCTTCCCGTCGACGACCGGCGATTACTTCGGCACCAAGAATCTCGGCGTAAACTACGGACTTATCTTTACCGCCTGGGGTTTTGGCGGCGTCTTCGGTCCGGTCATGGCCGGTATGATACGGGATGCCACCGGCTCGTTCTCGCCGGCTTTTCAGATATCGGCGGCGCTCTGCCTGGTAGCGGCGTTAGTCTCCTTTATCACTAAGGCGCCGAAAGCCTCGCTAATCGGCGGCGCTGTTGAAAAAGAACAGGTCGGCGCGGAGCGCGGGCTGTTGGTCTTGGATGGGTCGAGCGCGAGATAA
- a CDS encoding site-specific DNA-methyltransferase: MAGNKDPLGAIGEETGLSGDGKIEGVTAERLKRLDFHSALRREVLPLCRLKAGEVWEDPVRGHRVGVLDATDHEHIAALTGGKRVRLVVNDPPYNIAVGGANTANLSKQSLEEYLGFSRKWVVNAIDVLADDAHLYLWIGADYKDGLQPLPDFIILMRDFQELTVRNLITMRNQRGYGTQKNWMWVRQELLYYVKGDPGFNIEAEYTDIPKILRGYYKEVDGERTENLERGKSQYIRAGNVWVDVQQVFYRMEENVPGCYGQKPLKAIERIVRSASDKGETLIDFFAHAGTTLIAGERLDRRVYTCDIDPVFAEITIRRLENLRQTGKTGWQWRNPFPELEK; this comes from the coding sequence ATGGCAGGCAACAAGGACCCGCTCGGGGCAATCGGCGAAGAGACCGGTCTTTCCGGCGACGGCAAAATCGAGGGGGTAACCGCCGAGAGGCTGAAACGCCTCGATTTTCATAGCGCGTTAAGGCGAGAGGTACTGCCGTTATGCAGGCTCAAGGCGGGTGAGGTTTGGGAAGACCCGGTGCGCGGGCATCGCGTGGGCGTGCTCGACGCGACCGACCATGAGCACATCGCCGCGCTTACCGGCGGAAAGAGAGTCCGCCTGGTCGTCAACGACCCGCCGTATAATATCGCCGTAGGCGGGGCTAACACCGCGAACCTCTCCAAGCAAAGCCTCGAAGAATACCTGGGCTTTTCGCGCAAATGGGTCGTCAACGCCATCGATGTTCTAGCCGATGATGCGCATCTCTATCTTTGGATTGGCGCGGACTACAAAGACGGGCTGCAGCCGCTGCCCGATTTTATTATCCTCATGCGCGATTTCCAAGAACTCACTGTGCGCAATTTAATCACGATGAGGAACCAGCGCGGCTACGGCACGCAGAAGAACTGGATGTGGGTTAGGCAAGAACTTCTATACTATGTCAAGGGAGACCCGGGCTTTAATATCGAGGCCGAGTACACCGACATACCGAAGATACTCCGTGGCTACTACAAAGAGGTCGACGGCGAACGCACCGAGAATTTGGAGCGCGGCAAATCGCAGTATATACGGGCGGGTAATGTCTGGGTCGATGTTCAGCAGGTATTCTACCGGATGGAGGAGAACGTGCCCGGTTGCTACGGGCAGAAACCGCTCAAAGCTATCGAGCGCATCGTGCGCTCGGCGAGCGATAAGGGTGAGACGTTAATCGATTTCTTCGCGCACGCGGGGACGACGCTCATCGCCGGCGAGCGCCTCGACAGGCGAGTATATACGTGCGACATCGACCCGGTCTTCGCCGAGATTACGATTCGCCGTCTCGAGAATCTAAGGCAGACCGGAAAAACCGGCTGGCAGTGGCGAAACCCCTTTCCCGAACTGGAGAAATAA
- the lipA gene encoding lipoyl synthase — MRKPLHLRVRVSQGTNYRAVKSILRGLHLHTVCEAAGCPNIYECFKAKTATFLILGDICTRNCRFCLVGDGTPLPPDTDEPTNVANAVAALGLKHVVITSVTRDDLADGGASVFARAIQAVRSIAPACAIEVLIPDFGGDWGALQAVIDAAPDVLNHNIETVPRLYSAVRPEAAYKRSLRLLSVAKEQGFGGSTKSGVMVGLGEEHAEVAEVLADLRDHGCDIVTIGQYLAPSRDHFPIARYYDPQEFDELKRIGYRLGFSHVESAPLVRSSYHAREQYRR; from the coding sequence ACCGTGCGGTCAAATCGATACTTAGGGGCCTTCATCTCCATACGGTCTGCGAAGCCGCGGGTTGCCCCAACATATATGAGTGCTTTAAGGCTAAAACAGCGACCTTTCTTATTCTCGGCGATATCTGTACCCGCAATTGCCGGTTCTGTCTGGTAGGCGACGGCACACCGCTCCCTCCCGACACCGACGAGCCGACGAACGTCGCCAATGCCGTCGCCGCGCTCGGCCTGAAACATGTTGTTATAACTTCGGTGACGAGGGATGACCTCGCCGACGGCGGCGCCTCGGTCTTTGCCCGAGCGATACAAGCGGTGCGCTCGATAGCGCCGGCGTGCGCTATCGAGGTCTTGATACCGGACTTCGGCGGCGATTGGGGCGCCCTGCAAGCGGTGATCGACGCCGCGCCCGATGTTCTAAACCACAATATCGAAACGGTGCCCCGCCTCTATTCGGCGGTGCGACCCGAGGCCGCATATAAGCGCTCGCTACGGCTCCTCTCGGTCGCAAAAGAACAGGGTTTTGGCGGAAGCACCAAGTCGGGCGTCATGGTCGGGCTTGGCGAGGAGCACGCAGAGGTCGCGGAGGTCCTCGCCGATTTGCGCGACCACGGTTGCGATATCGTCACCATCGGCCAATACCTCGCCCCCTCAAGGGACCACTTCCCCATCGCCAGGTACTACGACCCCCAGGAGTTTGACGAGCTGAAGCGAATCGGCTACCGGTTGGGATTCTCGCACGTCGAGTCGGCTCCGCTGGTTCGAAGCTCCTATCACGCCCGCGAGCAGTATCGTCGATAG